The proteins below come from a single Melospiza melodia melodia isolate bMelMel2 chromosome 12, bMelMel2.pri, whole genome shotgun sequence genomic window:
- the TSC22D2 gene encoding TSC22 domain family protein 2 isoform X2: MSKMPAKKKSCFQITSVTTAQVASSITEDTESLDDPDESRTEDVSSEIFDVSRATDYGPEDVCERSSSEETLNNVGEAETPSSVSPNLILDGQLAVAAAGVAAGPNGGAVPKSSAVPLPAVAPGTAVGGGSSAQAPTAPGAMSQTAAAACSSRFRVIKLDHGTGEPYRRGRWTCMEYYDRDSDGGGVLGRTGDCIRHSSTFEQAAQERDSGLGATGGSVVISTVPASAHGPDSIADSSLAAVSQLLQTEKMNQSSLQQPNFVIGQQPVGGAVPQSTAQPVFSGASGASQQMIVPQQPQPQVNPQGVSQAGPNGKGMAPSNVTVGQSSIPVAQQQVQQANIPVTQPQQFAYSQSQIPPVHLLPTQPPGQAEYMQHMTIMQSQGAIQQATTSSAPSTVASSLPVGQVTGQNPSAVGAPVMGVSAQPSEAVGQGSGLLQSGQAPASQPALPQQGGVVQPGLGHTGVVQQKSVTQHPMGGSSQVSGMPGAPHAVVPGVPSVPAVVPGTSVPSASTTASAAMPNVPVTLVQSQLTSHPSASRSTGAVQSQHVGHSMMQGAPSAPASLPQASLGQFQTQAQSLAGQIDDTRRKSEPLPQPPLSLIAENKPLVKPPIPDTLANPLQLPASTPMNSLASSVFGISIPVDGDEDSASGASVVAIDNKIEQAMDLVKSHLMYAVREEVEVLKEQIKELVERNSLLERENALLKSLSNNDQLSQLSSQQAAPSSTSQAQPAQPPQPNVSSA, encoded by the exons ATGTCCAAGATGCCGGCCAAGAAGAAGAGCTGCTTCCAGATCACCAGCGTGACCACGGCGCAGGTGGCCAGCAGCATCACCGAGGACACCGAGAGCCTGGATGACCCGGATGAGTCCCGCACCGAGGACGTGTCTTCTGAAATCTTTGATGTTTCCCGAGCCACCGACTACGGCCCCGAGGACGTCTGCGAGCGGAGCTCCTCCGAAGAGACTCTCAACAACGTGGGCGAGGCCGAAACTCCCAGCAGCGTCTCTCCCAATCTCATTTTGGACGGGcagctggctgtggctgctgctggggtggctgcaggcccCAACGGGGGGGCTGTGCCCAAAAGTTCGGCTGTGCCCCTGCCAGCTGTtgctcctggcactgctgtggGGGGAGGCAGCAGTGCTCAGGCACCCACTGCCCCCGGGGCCATGTCTCAGACGGCGGCTGCTGCGTGCAGCTCTCGCTTCAGGGTGATCAAGCTGGACCACGGTACTGGGGAGCCCTACAGGCGAGGCCGATGGACGTGTATGGAGTACTATGACCGGGACTCTGATGGTGGTGGTGTTCTGGGCAGGACTGGAGATTGCATTAGGCACAGCAGCACCTTCGAGCAGGCTGCTCAAGAGAGGGACAGTGGCCTCGGTGCCACAGGAGGCTCTGTTGTGATCTCGACTGTGCCAGCGTCAGCCCATGGCCCCGATTCTATAGCTGACAGCTCCCTGGCTGCTGTGTCACAGCTGCTTCAGACAGAAAAAATGAACCAGTCCTCTCTACAGCAACCTAATTTTGTCATTGGGCAACAGCCCGTAGGTGGGGCCGTGCCTCAGAGTACTGCTCAGCCTGTGTTTTCTGGGGCTTCGGGAGCAAGTCAGCAGATGATAGTGCCGCAGCAACCACAGCCACAGGTAAATCCACAGGGTGTTTCACAGGCTGGACCCAACGGGAAAGGCATGGCACCGTCAAATGTGACAGTAGGGCAGTCAAGCATTCCTGTGGCCCAGCAGCAGGTGCAGCAGGCAAACATACCAGTGACTCAGCCTCAACAATTTGCTTATTCTCAGTCCCAGATTCCACCAGTGCATCTACTGCCGACGCAGCCCCCTGGGCAGGCTGAATACATGCAGCACATGACAATTATGCAGTCTCAAGGAGCTATTCAGCAGGCTACTACAAGCTCTGCTCCAAGTACTGTGGCCTCCAGCCTTCCTGTGGGGCAGGTGACGGGCCAGAACCCCTCAGCTGTGGGAGCGCCAGTGATGGGGGTGTCAGCGCAGCCCAGCGAAGCAGTCGGGCAGGGATCGGGGCTGCTGCAGAGTGGCCAGGCACCAGCGAGTCAGCCTGCCCTCCCGCAGCAGGGAGGTGTGGTGCAGCCAGGCCTTGGGCATACGGGGGTTGTGCAACAGAAATCTGTGACTCAGCATCCAATGGGGGGAAGCAGTCAAGTGTCGGGAATGCCTGGTGCTCCCCATGCTGTGGTCCCTGGAGTTCCGAGCGTGCCTGCGGTTGTGCCCGGTACAAGTGTGCCTAGTGCGTCCACCACCGCCTCTGCTGCTATGCCAAACGTCCCTGTTACGCTGGTGCAGTCCCAGCTGACGAGCCACCCTTCTGCCAGCAGAAGCACTGGCGCAGTCCAGTCCCAGCACGTCGGACACTCGATGATGCAAGGTGCGCCCAGCGCACCCGCCAGTCTGCCTCAGGCCAGCCTCGGACAGTTTCAGACCCAGGCCCAGTCCTTAGCAGGCCAGATTGATGATACTAGAAGAAAATCGGAACCCCTACCTCAGCCACCACTTTCTCTTATAGCTGAAAATAAACCTCTTGTGAAGCCTCCCATTCCAGACACTCTAGCAAATCCTCTTCAGTTACCTGCAAGTACTCCAATGAACAGTCTTGCCAGCTCTGTTTTTGGCATATCCATTCCTGTTGATGGTGATGAAGACAG TGCCTCTGGTGCAAGTGTTGTTGCCATTGACAACAAAATAGAACAGGCAATG GATCTAGTGAAAAGCCATTTGATGTATGCAGTGAGAGAAGAAGTGGAAGTtctgaaggaacaaataaaagaATTAGTTGAAAGAAACTCTTTACTTGAACGAGAAAATGCACTGTTGAAATCCCTTTCCAACAACGATCAGTTATCGCAGCTGTCAAGCCAACAGGCCGCCCCCAGCAGCACGTCGCAGGCGCAGCCCGCGCAGCCGCCGCAGCCCAACGTGTCCTCGGCGTGA
- the SERP1 gene encoding stress-associated endoplasmic reticulum protein 1 → MVAKQRIRMANEKHSKNITQRGNVAKTSRTAPEEKASVGPWLLALFIFVVCGSAIFQIIQSIRMGM, encoded by the exons ATGGTGGCCAAGCAGCGCATCCGCATGGCCAACGAGAAGCACAGCAAGAACATCACCCAGCGGGGGAACGTCGCCAAGACCTCG AGAACGGCCCCGGAGGAGAAGGCGTCGGTCGGGCCCTGGCTGTTGGCTCTCTTCATCTTCGTGGTCTGCGGATCAG CTATCTTCCAGATCATCCAGAGCATCCGGATGGGCATGTGA
- the TSC22D2 gene encoding TSC22 domain family protein 2 isoform X1, which translates to MSKMPAKKKSCFQITSVTTAQVASSITEDTESLDDPDESRTEDVSSEIFDVSRATDYGPEDVCERSSSEETLNNVGEAETPSSVSPNLILDGQLAVAAAGVAAGPNGGAVPKSSAVPLPAVAPGTAVGGGSSAQAPTAPGAMSQTAAAACSSRFRVIKLDHGTGEPYRRGRWTCMEYYDRDSDGGGVLGRTGDCIRHSSTFEQAAQERDSGLGATGGSVVISTVPASAHGPDSIADSSLAAVSQLLQTEKMNQSSLQQPNFVIGQQPVGGAVPQSTAQPVFSGASGASQQMIVPQQPQPQVNPQGVSQAGPNGKGMAPSNVTVGQSSIPVAQQQVQQANIPVTQPQQFAYSQSQIPPVHLLPTQPPGQAEYMQHMTIMQSQGAIQQATTSSAPSTVASSLPVGQVTGQNPSAVGAPVMGVSAQPSEAVGQGSGLLQSGQAPASQPALPQQGGVVQPGLGHTGVVQQKSVTQHPMGGSSQVSGMPGAPHAVVPGVPSVPAVVPGTSVPSASTTASAAMPNVPVTLVQSQLTSHPSASRSTGAVQSQHVGHSMMQGAPSAPASLPQASLGQFQTQAQSLAGQIDDTRRKSEPLPQPPLSLIAENKPLVKPPIPDTLANPLQLPASTPMNSLASSVFGISIPVDGDEDRNPSTAFYQAFHFNKLHESKTTGDSASGASVVAIDNKIEQAMDLVKSHLMYAVREEVEVLKEQIKELVERNSLLERENALLKSLSNNDQLSQLSSQQAAPSSTSQAQPAQPPQPNVSSA; encoded by the exons ATGTCCAAGATGCCGGCCAAGAAGAAGAGCTGCTTCCAGATCACCAGCGTGACCACGGCGCAGGTGGCCAGCAGCATCACCGAGGACACCGAGAGCCTGGATGACCCGGATGAGTCCCGCACCGAGGACGTGTCTTCTGAAATCTTTGATGTTTCCCGAGCCACCGACTACGGCCCCGAGGACGTCTGCGAGCGGAGCTCCTCCGAAGAGACTCTCAACAACGTGGGCGAGGCCGAAACTCCCAGCAGCGTCTCTCCCAATCTCATTTTGGACGGGcagctggctgtggctgctgctggggtggctgcaggcccCAACGGGGGGGCTGTGCCCAAAAGTTCGGCTGTGCCCCTGCCAGCTGTtgctcctggcactgctgtggGGGGAGGCAGCAGTGCTCAGGCACCCACTGCCCCCGGGGCCATGTCTCAGACGGCGGCTGCTGCGTGCAGCTCTCGCTTCAGGGTGATCAAGCTGGACCACGGTACTGGGGAGCCCTACAGGCGAGGCCGATGGACGTGTATGGAGTACTATGACCGGGACTCTGATGGTGGTGGTGTTCTGGGCAGGACTGGAGATTGCATTAGGCACAGCAGCACCTTCGAGCAGGCTGCTCAAGAGAGGGACAGTGGCCTCGGTGCCACAGGAGGCTCTGTTGTGATCTCGACTGTGCCAGCGTCAGCCCATGGCCCCGATTCTATAGCTGACAGCTCCCTGGCTGCTGTGTCACAGCTGCTTCAGACAGAAAAAATGAACCAGTCCTCTCTACAGCAACCTAATTTTGTCATTGGGCAACAGCCCGTAGGTGGGGCCGTGCCTCAGAGTACTGCTCAGCCTGTGTTTTCTGGGGCTTCGGGAGCAAGTCAGCAGATGATAGTGCCGCAGCAACCACAGCCACAGGTAAATCCACAGGGTGTTTCACAGGCTGGACCCAACGGGAAAGGCATGGCACCGTCAAATGTGACAGTAGGGCAGTCAAGCATTCCTGTGGCCCAGCAGCAGGTGCAGCAGGCAAACATACCAGTGACTCAGCCTCAACAATTTGCTTATTCTCAGTCCCAGATTCCACCAGTGCATCTACTGCCGACGCAGCCCCCTGGGCAGGCTGAATACATGCAGCACATGACAATTATGCAGTCTCAAGGAGCTATTCAGCAGGCTACTACAAGCTCTGCTCCAAGTACTGTGGCCTCCAGCCTTCCTGTGGGGCAGGTGACGGGCCAGAACCCCTCAGCTGTGGGAGCGCCAGTGATGGGGGTGTCAGCGCAGCCCAGCGAAGCAGTCGGGCAGGGATCGGGGCTGCTGCAGAGTGGCCAGGCACCAGCGAGTCAGCCTGCCCTCCCGCAGCAGGGAGGTGTGGTGCAGCCAGGCCTTGGGCATACGGGGGTTGTGCAACAGAAATCTGTGACTCAGCATCCAATGGGGGGAAGCAGTCAAGTGTCGGGAATGCCTGGTGCTCCCCATGCTGTGGTCCCTGGAGTTCCGAGCGTGCCTGCGGTTGTGCCCGGTACAAGTGTGCCTAGTGCGTCCACCACCGCCTCTGCTGCTATGCCAAACGTCCCTGTTACGCTGGTGCAGTCCCAGCTGACGAGCCACCCTTCTGCCAGCAGAAGCACTGGCGCAGTCCAGTCCCAGCACGTCGGACACTCGATGATGCAAGGTGCGCCCAGCGCACCCGCCAGTCTGCCTCAGGCCAGCCTCGGACAGTTTCAGACCCAGGCCCAGTCCTTAGCAGGCCAGATTGATGATACTAGAAGAAAATCGGAACCCCTACCTCAGCCACCACTTTCTCTTATAGCTGAAAATAAACCTCTTGTGAAGCCTCCCATTCCAGACACTCTAGCAAATCCTCTTCAGTTACCTGCAAGTACTCCAATGAACAGTCTTGCCAGCTCTGTTTTTGGCATATCCATTCCTGTTGATGGTGATGAAGACAG GAATCCGTCAACTGCATTCTACCAAGCGTTCCATTTCAACAAGTTACACGAGTCAAAGACCACCGGGGATAG TGCCTCTGGTGCAAGTGTTGTTGCCATTGACAACAAAATAGAACAGGCAATG GATCTAGTGAAAAGCCATTTGATGTATGCAGTGAGAGAAGAAGTGGAAGTtctgaaggaacaaataaaagaATTAGTTGAAAGAAACTCTTTACTTGAACGAGAAAATGCACTGTTGAAATCCCTTTCCAACAACGATCAGTTATCGCAGCTGTCAAGCCAACAGGCCGCCCCCAGCAGCACGTCGCAGGCGCAGCCCGCGCAGCCGCCGCAGCCCAACGTGTCCTCGGCGTGA
- the TSC22D2 gene encoding TSC22 domain family protein 2 isoform X3, producing MSKMPAKKKSCFQITSVTTAQVASSITEDTESLDDPDESRTEDVSSEIFDVSRATDYGPEDVCERSSSEETLNNVGEAETPSSVSPNLILDGQLAVAAAGVAAGPNGGAVPKSSAVPLPAVAPGTAVGGGSSAQAPTAPGAMSQTAAAACSSRFRVIKLDHGTGEPYRRGRWTCMEYYDRDSDGGGVLGRTGDCIRHSSTFEQAAQERDSGLGATGGSVVISTVPASAHGPDSIADSSLAAVSQLLQTEKMNQSSLQQPNFVIGQQPVGGAVPQSTAQPVFSGASGASQQMIVPQQPQPQVNPQGVSQAGPNGKGMAPSNVTVGQSSIPVAQQQVQQANIPVTQPQQFAYSQSQIPPVHLLPTQPPGQAEYMQHMTIMQSQGAIQQATTSSAPSTVASSLPVGQVTGQNPSAVGAPVMGVSAQPSEAVGQGSGLLQSGQAPASQPALPQQGGVVQPGLGHTGVVQQKSVTQHPMGGSSQVSGMPGAPHAVVPGVPSVPAVVPGTSVPSASTTASAAMPNVPVTLVQSQLTSHPSASRSTGAVQSQHVGHSMMQGAPSAPASLPQASLGQFQTQAQSLAGQIDDTRRKSEPLPQPPLSLIAENKPLVKPPIPDTLANPLQLPASTPMNSLASSVFGISIPVDGDEDRNPSTAFYQAFHFNKLHESKTTGDRYGCLSMECIHAECLWCKCCCH from the exons ATGTCCAAGATGCCGGCCAAGAAGAAGAGCTGCTTCCAGATCACCAGCGTGACCACGGCGCAGGTGGCCAGCAGCATCACCGAGGACACCGAGAGCCTGGATGACCCGGATGAGTCCCGCACCGAGGACGTGTCTTCTGAAATCTTTGATGTTTCCCGAGCCACCGACTACGGCCCCGAGGACGTCTGCGAGCGGAGCTCCTCCGAAGAGACTCTCAACAACGTGGGCGAGGCCGAAACTCCCAGCAGCGTCTCTCCCAATCTCATTTTGGACGGGcagctggctgtggctgctgctggggtggctgcaggcccCAACGGGGGGGCTGTGCCCAAAAGTTCGGCTGTGCCCCTGCCAGCTGTtgctcctggcactgctgtggGGGGAGGCAGCAGTGCTCAGGCACCCACTGCCCCCGGGGCCATGTCTCAGACGGCGGCTGCTGCGTGCAGCTCTCGCTTCAGGGTGATCAAGCTGGACCACGGTACTGGGGAGCCCTACAGGCGAGGCCGATGGACGTGTATGGAGTACTATGACCGGGACTCTGATGGTGGTGGTGTTCTGGGCAGGACTGGAGATTGCATTAGGCACAGCAGCACCTTCGAGCAGGCTGCTCAAGAGAGGGACAGTGGCCTCGGTGCCACAGGAGGCTCTGTTGTGATCTCGACTGTGCCAGCGTCAGCCCATGGCCCCGATTCTATAGCTGACAGCTCCCTGGCTGCTGTGTCACAGCTGCTTCAGACAGAAAAAATGAACCAGTCCTCTCTACAGCAACCTAATTTTGTCATTGGGCAACAGCCCGTAGGTGGGGCCGTGCCTCAGAGTACTGCTCAGCCTGTGTTTTCTGGGGCTTCGGGAGCAAGTCAGCAGATGATAGTGCCGCAGCAACCACAGCCACAGGTAAATCCACAGGGTGTTTCACAGGCTGGACCCAACGGGAAAGGCATGGCACCGTCAAATGTGACAGTAGGGCAGTCAAGCATTCCTGTGGCCCAGCAGCAGGTGCAGCAGGCAAACATACCAGTGACTCAGCCTCAACAATTTGCTTATTCTCAGTCCCAGATTCCACCAGTGCATCTACTGCCGACGCAGCCCCCTGGGCAGGCTGAATACATGCAGCACATGACAATTATGCAGTCTCAAGGAGCTATTCAGCAGGCTACTACAAGCTCTGCTCCAAGTACTGTGGCCTCCAGCCTTCCTGTGGGGCAGGTGACGGGCCAGAACCCCTCAGCTGTGGGAGCGCCAGTGATGGGGGTGTCAGCGCAGCCCAGCGAAGCAGTCGGGCAGGGATCGGGGCTGCTGCAGAGTGGCCAGGCACCAGCGAGTCAGCCTGCCCTCCCGCAGCAGGGAGGTGTGGTGCAGCCAGGCCTTGGGCATACGGGGGTTGTGCAACAGAAATCTGTGACTCAGCATCCAATGGGGGGAAGCAGTCAAGTGTCGGGAATGCCTGGTGCTCCCCATGCTGTGGTCCCTGGAGTTCCGAGCGTGCCTGCGGTTGTGCCCGGTACAAGTGTGCCTAGTGCGTCCACCACCGCCTCTGCTGCTATGCCAAACGTCCCTGTTACGCTGGTGCAGTCCCAGCTGACGAGCCACCCTTCTGCCAGCAGAAGCACTGGCGCAGTCCAGTCCCAGCACGTCGGACACTCGATGATGCAAGGTGCGCCCAGCGCACCCGCCAGTCTGCCTCAGGCCAGCCTCGGACAGTTTCAGACCCAGGCCCAGTCCTTAGCAGGCCAGATTGATGATACTAGAAGAAAATCGGAACCCCTACCTCAGCCACCACTTTCTCTTATAGCTGAAAATAAACCTCTTGTGAAGCCTCCCATTCCAGACACTCTAGCAAATCCTCTTCAGTTACCTGCAAGTACTCCAATGAACAGTCTTGCCAGCTCTGTTTTTGGCATATCCATTCCTGTTGATGGTGATGAAGACAG GAATCCGTCAACTGCATTCTACCAAGCGTTCCATTTCAACAAGTTACACGAGTCAAAGACCACCGGGGATAGGTATGGATGCTTGAGTATGGAATGCATACATGCTGAG TGCCTCTGGTGCAAGTGTTGTTGCCATTGA